In Lolium rigidum isolate FL_2022 chromosome 7, APGP_CSIRO_Lrig_0.1, whole genome shotgun sequence, the DNA window GCTGGTGAGAAAACGGCCACGAGTGGTTATTTTCTACACTTGGTGGTGAcattgtttcctggaagtcttgcaagtacaccatcttaacgaggtcaacaatggaagTAGAACTCACAACACTAGACACTACCACTATTGAAGCAGagcggcttcgtgagctcttgatgtacTTACTTgtcgttgaaaaaccaatacccgctattcctatgaactgtggtaatcaaactgtgattatcaaagtAAATAGTTCTAagaataatatgaagtcatcaaggtatGTGAAGAGGAGATTGAAATTTATCTCGAACgttagaaactccggagttattgcgtTCGATTATTTCCAAACGTCTTGAAACTTGGCATATCCCATTACAAAGGGTCTATCATGAAATGTGATAGAGAAAGCATCGAGGAAAATGGacttgagacccacactatgaagCGGTCACAGTGTTAATCGACTCTATCACTCTATGTGATTGAAGATTTCATGAATTACAGTTGGAGACTAGCTATTCgtcagctgggaggagagtatCCCTACACTGAATTACCTCTCCgtgaagatgcaatactctcctaatctgcatggtaggttgatatttatcttaatgtgttctaaatgGCTTATTcaagcaaagatgttgtcctgcaaAATAACTTATGAAGAACACGCCTATATGAGTCTAATTGTTAAGCGTCGTAATatttgagagttgggtgctctctaataaactcatgaaaggccgtgATGTATGACGTCTAAGCTCCACACCTCGAGGAAAGCTCACGGCAGCACTGTATCAGTCTAGCCTTTGTgtgaagctagtgcgcagaaaacttgtagttcaaggcatagtccactattcAAGTTGCAAACTAGTGTAATATAAAGTTCTtactggaagttcaacttaatagTCTCCACCAtgcaccggtatataaaacaatgttctagAATAATGGTATTtaaatcggaaattcaattcggctcccgggtgcatatgctccctctacgaaaaaattatattttgaaatgtcgaaaaatttggacaaaaaattctacatgtacatcttcataatatacgtgcgttcgtcaagtttcacgaaaatccaatattttgtgtgatctatataaaaaagagaaagtttatcttgtgaaaagcattatttttagcactgaattttgtcttttttacacacgtcacatgataagtcgattttttatgaaacaactttgtgagcacgtagcacgtgaagatgtacgtgcgaacttttagtttcaatttttttaaatttaaaatgtatgtaaaatgcatttcgaaatatagagagcatatgcacccatgttccaaaacaccgctccctaaTTAAATATGGTAAAGAGATTTTGTGGAGGGTTGCTTGAATTTGACCCTGGGCCTTAGACCATATCCCAATTCAAAATCTGAAATTCTATTGGCCCATGTGGGTATGGAAATGGGTGGTActaaagtttagtctcacattaCTAATTGAGAGAGAGttcgagtggtatataaggtgggttgttctagtccttGTAAGTGATTGAGAAGAGAGAGACcatgcgcactcctcctcctccaccaccgcccgccacgcctcgtcacgcacgcactACCATCACTACGTGCCGAAGGTTACGGGAATCGAGTtgagcttatctttttgttgtTCAGGAAATAAATCATGTGATTAATTACGAGTCATTAATGGACGCATTAACGCAGCCATTtcgttccggtttttctggatcatgGTTGTGCCGACGCCAACGTGGGTTGCACCCTACGATCTTTCCGaatcgcactatataagcgcagaCGCGAACCCTAGCCTGTACAAGACACCATATGGACTACCTCTTTCCAGTACATTGCGTCACCGCCTTGTCTACCTCATCCCGTCCTTCGGCATGCACCGACCGGCGTGACAGTAGGCCTCTGGGACCCTACCTCTCATAGACCTGTACGggcgaggggcaatcaggtttttgaagAACTTACGCACGACTACTAGCAACACGACGTCGTCCGACGACGAGTTCCTGAACAACGACTTCTTCCCGGACAACTCTTCGGTAACCTCAATATGGGCGACAATAACGATGATGCTGCTACTGCCGCCAACATCACTGTTGCGGCCAACGCTGGACCGTGTATGTTCTTCTATCCTTCTTATTTCTGATTTTGCTAGAGTTTCTAATACTGCTGTTTGGAGTAGATGCGATAGCTTGTCTAGATGCTATCTATTTATCTAGTTTATTTGATATGCATGTTTAGTTTACCTGCTTTTTCTACTCATAATTTATTTGAATTAAATTATATGGTAATTTGCTTATATATTAACACAGAGGACTCGCGACGGCTATGAAATTCCCACCCTCCACTTCCAGATTTTGATAAAACCTGGCCGTGGGATTTTAACAGTGCACTGCTTAAGATATCCCTGGTGCGCAAATATACTACACGAACTCTATTGGAGTATTATAAATCAATAGATGGTTCGAAATTGATGCATCGAACTTCGTGAAACTACTTGGTGAAGGGTGATTAAAGAATTGGCCTATCCATACTAACGTCTGAGCCTATTATTTCAGAAATTACTTAGTGAAACTCGGAAGTTTTTAGCAAGTTCTTGTCTATAGTAGTCTATGGCAACCTAAGAATTCAATTTAACAAAGATAAATCTTGTGGGAAAATAGATCACAAGTAAAGGAGTTAGAAAAAGAAGGATCACAAGCACAAATACAAAGGTTTATCCGGAGGTTTGGATAGTTCACACTCTCCTACGTCCTTATTTGAGAAGGGTGGGACACAAAGTCTAAGTGATacgagccgccgggcaaagccatgGTGGTGCCGGCGCGGCGGATCTGCTCTTCCCCACGCGCAAGGCAGATCGACGGGGCGATTCCCGACCTAGCGGCGGCGAAGTCCGACGGTGCTGCTTAGGCCGCTGCACCTCGAGCCGTGCTCTGGCCGGCCTTCCGGTCGTAGCGGCGGCGCATCGGCGCGCGTCTCTGGATGCTCCCACGCGTCAGGCAGGCTCGTCGGGGCAGAATGCGCCCGCATGGCAGCGTGGCGTGGTGGTCCCTGGCCGGCGCGGCTCTGCTACTCCGATCGCTGGTGCTTCCAGTGGTGCGGCGCCTTGCACGTCGGCTGGTCACCGGTGGCTGCTGCTGGCGGCTAGAGTTTGGCTGGATCTGGGCTTGTGGGGTCATAGTGTGGTCTAGTTGCATCGTTTGACTCcagcatttaaaaaaaaaacagcaaccCATAGTTGACTTGTATCGGTATTTTCTTAGTCTTGTAACGTTTCCTAAGACCTAGCAGCTTTGTCATCTTAGAATTACTTTTCTGTTGCAAGTTGCAAGTTGCAAATTGCAAACTTATAATATGTTATCACAGGAGGAAATGCACAAGGATTATTCAACATAATACGTACAATTTATTTGTATATGATATCTGTGTTTGCCGATCAAATGGAAGAATGTTATGCCATAGATTTACGACTTACAAATTTCCTAGACGCAGCTGGAAATTTTGGAATGGTGAAACTTTGTGTTCTGATAGACTTGTCGATTTCCGTCAGCTAGCTGCTATTGTAGCGCAGCACAAGAATGCAGATACACTTTTTAATACTAGTTCCTTCCTGAGCTGATTTTGGTAGTGCCATTTCGAAATCTGATGTGTGCTTTTGGGTGATTTAATCTGCAAAATGATGTTGCCGCATTCTTTGTCTAGTGAATGAAAACCATTCTCTCGATGTCAGGATGTGCACTTACTCCAACCGCAGTGCCTTGTACAAGCATCATCAATCGCAGTATTTCATTTGACCAAAGACAGCTGAGCAAATTTCTAACTCATTGACATCACAGCCATTTCAGCAAACTATGACGTATCGGCACCAAAAAGAGATCATTCTCGCTACCATGCAATGCACACAACGAAGTAAAGAACTGTCAATTTTCAGTGTAGCAAGGACGAGGAGTTATCCATGAATAAGTCGTGTGTTCCTGGACGAAATGTCTTCGGATATGCAGCACTCAACAAGTAGAGACAGTTGCAGGCGACTGGCCACGAGCAGTTGTCCATGCCaaagttatttactactgctaatttACACATCTCGAGCTACTCAGGTTGACAGTAGGACAACCACAAAATCCTCCACTATAGCTTCAGGTGTATGGTGATTTTGGTGTCGCTTGACACTCTGCTTCATCTGGGAACATGCCTGGTGACCTGGTGATTATTTCGTTAGCCTCAGATAATGATGAATCCTTTGCATCAGCGGCATAAAGTATCTTCCTTATCCCTTTTGTCATCTGTCAAGAAAACCGCCCAGGTTGAGTAAAATCAATTGAAGAAAAACATGAATTGTTATAGCAAAATACAAACTTGCAATACCAAAGACAGTACAAACTCAAGCGAACCAGGTTGTTCATGCCCAAAAGGTTCAGTTTCGAGAACCAAGCTTTGGCTTTGTGGCTAGAGCTCAGGGTGTTGAGCCCAGCCTACCAAGGTGCTATCCACCTAAAAAATTGCTGGAGAGGTCTCATCTATCTAACAACGTACAGCCAAGGGAGGGATCCATCCCCTGTTGGTCAACATTTTTTAAAAGGTTCAGTTTCGAAATTAGATGGTGAAAAGAAAATCAGATAGTTGTTGCTGAAACCGTGAGAAATATACCAACATGGTAAAAGATTATCTTTGGTATGGTAATTGAAGTGCCAATGAATATCACGATGCAAGGGAACAAGTTGCTTTCCATACAGACATAATTTGAGTGGCATTGATTAGGATCTAACCACACCATAGGGAATTGGGGGTCGCTGAGAGGCTTGGTCGAATTAAATAGAATTCAGAAACTATTGCCCTTCGATGTAGATGAGTacaataacaaataaataaagaaCTGTTAGACGTCCAAAAGAAATTCAATTTACCGGTAGATGCTCCAACTCAGGTCTCTGACACAGTATCTCAATATCACGCAACTTTGAGAAGTAGAAGTCTCTTTCTTTCTCAGTGCTGTCCACAGAAACCTTCAGATCCGCAATCTGCATTCCAATAGAGATAGTAACATCAATCCCAAGGATGCAACTTGAGCAGATTCATAGCTGCAAAACATGAACTCCACATGTTTCACCGAAAGAAGGATCGGAATCTAGACTCAAGGTCGCGGCTATCAACACAAACTACAAATCAATGTGTTCTGGAGTAACACTGGAGTTGCATACTCATGTAACTGTATGTAGGACAGATAGCTGGGTTTTCCACGTCCACATTAAATGATACTACTTGCCTTCACTACTTCCCTTCACAGATAGCTGGGTTTTCCACAACAATGATAGCTGGAGTACTATAAAAATGGCACAACAACTCAAACTTATTCACTACTTGCCTTCTCAGATAATTGTTGAATCTGCTCCATGTAATGATCTTCCATAACAGTGCTAATACAAACTTTTTCAGTTGTGGGAGCTGCATAATGGGATTGGCATAGAGTTAGTTAACATCTTACAAAATAAGTAGGCGTGCTGAGTACTTTTATGGTATTCAGAATAACAGAGAGCAAAAACTAAGAAGTGATGCCACCAACTTAAACTGACACCCTGTGTTGATTTGTTTTCATCAATAAACATAGCTAATTTATTGATAATAGAACCGAACTGATCTTATACAGTACTGCATATACTAAAGGAAAGACAAGTGCAGTCCACCTATTTAGTTATAGACAAGTACCAACACTATAATATTAGAATCCATGATACCTCCATCTGCTGAATTAGCACTAGACAGTCTGTTCGCTTGAAGTGATTTGGATGACTTGTTGGAAGCCTTGTGGTTACGCTCTTTCCCACCCTTAGACCTTCTTTCTGCAGGATTGTAGTTCCTAAAACAAGAAACAGTGTTATCGAATCAACAGTTAGTGATGAAGTACATTTTTCATTGGATTTAGCACATACTCATTCATGATTCCGCCATTCACGGCATCACAATATCTTTTCAACCACTGAAGAAACTCCAAGTTGTCCAGTGGCCGTCCTTTAACAAGTCTGTTAACCTCAATATTCTGCAAGGGGCGTCCATTCATTAATTAGCACAACAAGGAAGCTTTTATGCTACAAATTATGTACACCAATAAAAATGGAAGCTGAAGAAGAGAGACGAAGCACCCTTTTAGCACCATTAGATAAAACATAGGCGGCCAAATCAGTACACATTCATAAGGCGCAGCTCGGATATTAGTTTCGCGCGGAATTCAAACATAAACAGAGCAGTACGAGCTGAGAAATACACTTCTTGTGGCATATGGAACTAACCAAACAAACAACACCCACCACTCTATCTAACCTTTCCTGATCTAGTGTGAACTGTCAAGTCCTGAGCACAGACAGTCACAGAAGAGCAAATTCTGGCTTGTGATGCGTCATCATATGAACCTAATACGCACTCCTCCTTCACCCAACCAAATCGTGCACTACagccttccaagacacaaaacaaCATCTCCTAGTTTCACTCCCATGCCTCCTCAGCGaacctagttagcacccctccttGACCCAACCAAATTGTGAGGCTTGAATACACAAAAAGCACATTTACTAAACTTCATCCCCATCCCTCCTCAGTCCTCACTGTGCACCACAGTGAGCACAACTCGCAGTACTGCATAACAAACTTAGCCCATTATTATCGAATGATTATTTTGCCGTTACCATATGGTAACGTCAGGAACAGATATGTGTTCCAGGTTGAATCTCAACACACCGTTGACAAATGGCAAGCCGTGAGACAAAATCATGAACCAAATCGTGCGCTATAGCCTTGAATACAGAAAAACACACATGTTAATTTCATTCACATCCCTCCTTGTTCCTCGCTGTGAACAGCAATGAGCACAACTTCAGTTTCATTAGCGCTTATAACAAACTTAGCCCATTATGGAATGATCATTTGGCCACTAGTATATGCTAACACCATGGACGTATATCTGCTGCGGGTTGAAATCTCAACACATGACCGCATTCACTCACACATGGCAAACCGCGAGACAAAATCATGAACCAAATCCATGGATAATGATGGGCGAAATGGGAGGGGCAGGGGAGGTGATATACCTTGTTGATCCGCAGCTTGTTGAAGACGTCCTGTAGGACCTTGTAGTTCTGGATCATGTCGTACTCCGTCTTGGCGTCGAAATTGACCTGCGGAACACGCCCCAAAATCAGCATCGAGGCCATCTAAGCCGCGCAATCGCAAATACAGAGCACCCTAAAACGAAGAGGAAGCGCATCGGAAATGGTGTTAGCTAACCTTGTGCATGGGCACGACTCCGGGGTGAACCATGTCGAGCAGCTGGCACTGCACTGCCCCCGACGCCGCCTGCAGCGAGAGGGAAATGGGGGACTCGAATCAAAATCGACACAGAAATCTCGAACCGAGCCGCGGAGCGAACTCCGGTACGGAGCAATCTGGTACTGGGAGACGCGGAGAGAGAGGAGGACGGGGGAGGAACGGGATGGGGATTGGAGTGCGGGGGGGTGAGACTGACCTCCTCGACCTTGGCGAGGGAGAGCTGTAGCGTGGCATTGATCCAGGTGAGGATCTCGCCCCTGCCGACGAAGTAGGCGCTGTCCATGAGGCCGAtgtgggccaccgccgccgccgccgccgccgccatctcgtCGCGGCAGCCTCGAGGTCGCTCGTGTTGGTGGAGGTGTGGGTTGAGGGGAGAGAGGAGGCTGGGATGAAACAACTTTTCGAAAACGCCTCCACGCGAAACGGCCTAGGCGTTTGCGTCGCGGTCCCGTCACCTCCCGTCACGTCACCGCCGGCCTGCAGAGTCACGTGCTTCGAGGGGAACGTTTTGAAACTGCTTGGAGCGTTGCGCTTGCGCGGTGACGCGACCGACGAAAAATGTTTCGAAATGGGGGCGCGGGCCCGGCTGCCTTTACTGGCTCCCGTCTACCACGGCGCGCTCAGCGACACGTTTCTCTCCGCCGACAGATGGGTCCGACTCGATGGGACCCACGGTGGTACACGTCCATGGCCTCTCTGAAGCTGGCTGGTGGGACATGGGCTTTGTGGGCATAAATTCGGGTCAACTGCTACAATGCTTGCATTTATGGCTGTGGGCCGCATTGTGAACCGTTGGATTCGGGACCCACGGTGGATGGCCACGGGCTGGTCCTGCATATGCAGTTCGCAGACATGGGCCCGGTCCGGTCGAGCCTGTTTCCCGAGCAAGTTCCTGTTTTTTTTCCTGTGAAAACACCGTTTTATGTAAACGCAACTTAGAGCATCTCATCGGCAGCCTCAAATAGGCTCCAACAGAGTTGCCGACACCTCCGTATAAGGGCCGCCGGTACTGCATTCtttatttggggatgctgctcctACACCGACGTACTTATACCGGCAGCCCCGATATATTTAGAAagttaaatttaaattttgaaaacgaTATTTATATACGAAGTTTGAacgaaatttatacaaatttaacgcaaatttaaactaaaatactaAAAAAACATCTAGCGGCGCTGGGAGTCGAAGGCTCTGAAGTCCAGGTCGTCGCCGTTGGATGACCCGAAGGACCAGTTGTCGacctcgcggccttctcctccttcggCGCCGGCAGCTCGAAAGGCCCGTCAATGTCAAcgaagttggcgccgtggtccctggcggaccacacaACCGTCTGCCGCGGGTCGATCGCGATGCCAGTAGTCTTCCTCGACAGAGCAGCCGGCAATGTACTGTAGGGcggggaactcctcctcgtcgcaatcgccacggagggccgcttgcgcctcggcctccttctcccaccatttctttttcaccggcggaagtggtggcgagacCGCGGCATCCTCCTcttggcgcggtggcggcggctcgaCCCTGTCGTCCGACGGGCCGAAACAGAGGACATGCGCATCGCCTCGTCGCGGATGATGACGCCTCCGtaaggaggcgcgggcgcggccgaACGCGTGCGCGCAACGGCAGACGACAATCCGGTGCGTGAGCTTCCGGACGTCgcggtcctctccggcggcctctgCAAGGTCGGCGCCCGCGGCGCCATGCACGCCGCCCACGGGAAGTACACCGACTCCCATTGCCCGCGGACGCGTGGACGGAAGCCGTACTGGCGGAGCGTGTCGTCGACGTCGCagccgtaccaccaggcacggtGGCCGACGGTGTTGAAGCGGCCACTCGAGCGGTTGGCCGTCAgcgcgagctcgacggcgcgctcgTGTTGGAAACGCGGTCCCTAGTCCGGGCTGTTGAGAGCGTTGTCCGGCTggctcctctcctccggcgtcatcTGGTTTCGCCGTTCCCTGGCAAGGGCCCGCGTATGTgctcctggcggcggcggcggcggcacggtgaAGCCGCCATTGGAGACGTACCAGCCGTGTGGCAACTTGAACTGTACTGGCACGGGGATTTTCGCTCCCGGCCTCCAAAACGCTATCGGGAccgccagtggagatgctctcatataCATGGGCGGACACAGCACGGGGGGTCGTGGGGCTATTAGGTACCCCATAGAAAAAAGCCCATTGGGAGGAGACGACTGACGAGGAGTAGATGTCATGAGGCCAGGCTCGGAGGCTCCTTTCCCAGAGTCCCAGGCGGCGATTCCGAGCGACTGAGCGACCCGAGGCCCTACCCCCAAACGGTCGAGCCCCGATCGACCGCCGCCCTGAGCCCCCGACCGACCACCGCCGCGGCCCCGGCGCCACCTCCAAACGCCGCGGGCCCGCCCTCGACCTCACCGCCCCGACGTTTTCTTCCCTCACCTAGCCCCGGTCGCCGCAGTGACCGTTGTCTATCGGCCGCCTCTCTCCCCCATGTCCCTGCTCTTCGCGCCGAGTCGCCGACGACCAGCGACCAGGTGACCCGCAGCCGCGCTCTCTGCCTCTGCCTCTGTTACTTATTCACTTATTCTCTCTATTTGGACGTTTGGTAAATTGAAAATGTATGCATGACTCTATGTGACTATGAGTAACAAATAAAATTGTGAAAATGTTAATGTTTGAATGTTTCAATTATGTAGAAATGAAGAGGGGTAGCAAAATTGTGCTACTTTTTCAGAAACAAGCATCAAAGACAAAGAAGATAGCATCTTCTTCAACACAGTTAGTCATACATTATGTAGAAATCGAAGATGGTGGGCTTGATTTCGAACCTTCGGTCCAATGCGATATTGAGAGtgagattgaaatttaagatACAACACCACATCCACCTTCACCGCAACCAAATGCAAGGTCATACTCCTATGATGCTCACTTTTTCCGCATGATCCCGGGGGAAAGGATATGATGGGGCTAGCAACATGAAGGGTGAGATTAAGGGGTTGAAACCATTGATCATGAAAGAGTCGCCATCTTCTTATTACATACATTGCTTTgcacatcaacttcaattggttCTTATTGCCGTGGCAAATGATAATGAAGCATGTGTGTGGTTCTTTGATCATGTTTGTTATTTGTTCAATATCATTGGAGTTTCTTGCAAGCGTCATGACATGCTTCGAGATGTTAGAGCTCAACAAGTTTTACAAGCACTTTAGATGGGTGAAAATGAAAGTGGAAGTGGACTCAATCAAGAGATGAGTTTATCTAGACCCGGTGATACTCGATGGGGCTCTCATTACAAGACCATTCTACACATTGTTGATATGTACCCCACAATCCTTGATGTGCTTGTAAATATTGGAAAAGATCCTTCACAAAAGAGTGAGTGGACAAGAATAAGAGAAGTTGTCGCGGCCTTTGAATCATTTGACTTGTTTTTAATCTCAACTTGATGCTTGTTGTTCTTGGCTACACAAATTACTTGTCTATATTTTTGCAAAAGAATGATCAAGATATTCTCAATGCAATGGGGCTAGTTGGATTGGCAAAGGATAAAATGAAGGATATGAGGTCATCACTTGGATGGGAAAATTTCTTGCAAAGGTGACAATCTTTTGCAACACTCATGGCATTTAAGTCCTTCCCCGGAGTCTAATTATGTGGCTCATGGAAGATCACAACGGTATTATGAAAAGCAAACAAATGATGATCGGTATAGAAGATAAGTGTAACTTGGTGTTGttgatcaaattattcaagagctTGACAATCGGTTTGATGAGATTAACATGGAGTTAGCTTATTTGTATGGCGGCTTTGAACCCCGTgaattcatttgcttcttatgatGTACAAAAGGTAATGAGACTTTCTCAATTCTACCCCAATGACATATCAAGCATGGATTTGTTAATTCTTGATCCCCAACTTGAGATCTTTATTGATGGCATGAGAAAAGATGATAGATTCAAATGTGTCAATCATCTTGGTGAGCTCTCTATTAAGCctgttgaaacaaaacaaaacatgttgtttatgatttagTTTACATGCTTCTCAAATTGATATTGCTCCTACCGGTGGCGACGGTGAATGTTGAAAGAGTATTTTCCGCAATGAGTCTAGTGAAAAACAAGTTGAGAAATAGTATGGGTGATGAGCTCTTGAACCATTCCTTATTGAAATTTATCAAGAGAGAGGTGTACATTAATGTAAGTGATGATGCCATTATTGAAACTTTCATGGCAATGCGAAACCGTAGATTAAAGAAATGATGTAATCTTCTAGTTATGATATATTCTATCATGTAAGACTCTTTTAATATTTTGAACTATTTGTATTTTAATCATGCACATTTGATATATGTATTGAACTCCAATGTTTACAATGAATTTATCATGTATATTGTTCATTACTTCATTATGCAAAGGTTTTTTCACATTTTTGAGGGTGCGCAAAAAAATTGAGGTGTGCCCCCTACAATTCTTTCCTGCATCCGCAACTTCGTATATACACTCACTAGGAACATACACCCATGGATCCTTGATTTATAGGATAGAAAACTTGTAAAAACAGAAAAACATAGGATTAATATGTTATGGCTGGTTCAATCATATCGGAATAAGAATGGCAATTCGATCCATGGGTATGGGTACCGTACCTGTATGGGCAAGGTATGGGTTcacttttatgcccatgggtagtacTCATACCCTACCCGGTAAGTCATGGATAGGGCACGAGTATAGTctcgtacccgcgggtataccTATGCCATGTCTATCTATTGTCTATTTTTTATGTGGCACGTCTATTTTTGTTGTCTTATGAGTTAGAGTATGAGAATgtgattttttatatttttttaattatGATGTACTCAGCTACCTATTATTAAGTTGAGATaatttatttttttaataaaattgtttatcgataaatgtaaaattgtgagtgacttgtgtacaatttgacatacccaccgggtacccaatgggtacgaGTATCAGCCTAGTATGagtatgggtaaagttttatacctaTGGGTATGGGTATATGGGTATAAGGTTGTCACGATTGACTATATAGGTATGTGTATGGTATGGCTCTACCTGGTCTATACcctacccattgccatccttatattggaagatgagttgtgtttgattgtgccaaaggaaattttCTAGGTATGACCTAATATTTAATtactataggatttgcactacatgattcctataggattagttcATGTAGGGt includes these proteins:
- the LOC124671008 gene encoding microtubule-associated protein RP/EB family member 1A codes for the protein MAAAAAAAVAHIGLMDSAYFVGRGEILTWINATLQLSLAKVEEAASGAVQCQLLDMVHPGVVPMHKVNFDAKTEYDMIQNYKVLQDVFNKLRINKNIEVNRLVKGRPLDNLEFLQWLKRYCDAVNGGIMNENYNPAERRSKGGKERNHKASNKSSKSLQANRLSSANSADGAPTTEKVCISTVMEDHYMEQIQQLSEKIADLKVSVDSTEKERDFYFSKLRDIEILCQRPELEHLPMTKGIRKILYAADAKDSSLSEANEIITRSPGMFPDEAECQATPKSPYT